Part of the Sphaerodactylus townsendi isolate TG3544 linkage group LG10, MPM_Stown_v2.3, whole genome shotgun sequence genome is shown below.
CAAgcccagaaatgctgcaaatacaaaaaagaaaaatggaacagagacaacaaggagagaaaagtggaaatgtagaaaacaatgaaaaattgcaagtgaaagggacaggtgTGAAGCTGGAGGAGCAAAAGGCAGAGGAATCTCTGCAGCGTCtggagcaggagagaaaaagcaATGTTGAAGAagcccagaaagaagaagagaggcagGTGAAGCCAGGAGGGCATGAGAAAGGCCAACTGTCACCATTAAAACAGTCTCCAGCTGAAAAGAGGGTCCTACAGGAAGACTCTGTAGAAAGGAAAGGGGCGCGCCTACCAGAAGGACAGAAAAGTCCTAGTCTAAAAGTACGCCAGCCACTGGAAAACCCAAAAGAACAAGACAGGTCCTTCCAGTTGCCATTGGACAAACACATGCATGCAGAAGAGAAACATTTAGAAACTGCTGAGCTCCCTGTTCAAGAAGAACGAAGCCCACAAAAGGTAAAGCAGCCGGACAGAGAGCTGAAGGAAGATGAAACACTCAGACACAGTCCGAGAAGTAACGTCGATACTCAGGTGAAAGACAGAATTCTAGGAGAAGAGCTCCGCTGGCAGGAAGTGGATGCAAGGCAAAATATGCCCAGGGGGTTCACCTTTCAAGTTTCTTCTGGAGAAAAACAAATCATATTTCAAAAAGTGAATCTGAGCCCAGTCACTCCCATGAAAGAGGCACCACCTCCTTCTGTCTCAAAAGAACCGAAGGCTCCTCAGTCTAGTACGGGTGCCCATGCTCTTCCGTCCTCTTTGTGTGTCCCACATACTGCAATCTTGGTCACTGGAGCACAGCTCTGTGGCACTGCGGTAAACCTGAATCAGATAAAAGACACTGCCTGTAAATCTTTGCTTGGTCTAAcggaagaaagaaaaactgcgGACGTCGCACAGGCAGAAGATACGCCAAAAGGGTCGCCTGACGCCAAGCTTAGTGGCAGTAAAATGAAGACGGCTCAGGATCCATTGAGCAACGACGCCATATTAGCTGAGTGGGCTACGATTCGATCCAAAATCCTGAAAAGTGCAGAATCTGGGAAAGTGAATGAGAAAGACCGAGGGAGTATTAGCAGGCACAGCGATGACTGGACCCCTAAAGGGCGAGGGGCTTCTCATAGTAATTTAAGAAAAACCTTGTcagcaaatgcaaagttttctaTCACTCCTGCGTGGCAGAAATTTTCAGAAACCACAAAGACTAACATAGATGCAGAGAGCAAACCTGGTCCTGAGACAGAGGACTTAGCAAGACACTTGAGCCCATTTACAGGTGCGAACCATGAAGCAGTTCCTAAAGAGGGATTGCAGTCTAAATTTAACACACTTGGAATATCTCTAGGGAAAAGTGAGGAGCCCCACGAAATGGCAGATCGCACAGAAGGCTGTAAGTTTGCCAAAGATCTTCCCTCCTTTCTCGTCCCAGGAGTCCCTCATTCTTTAGAGAAAGAAACATCTCCGTCAGAAACCGCTGAATCTCTGCAAAATGTTGGTGTGAGGAAAATAGACAAAGGGTCGCCcaatggagaagagaaagtttctCCATTTGGAGTGAAATTGCGGAGGACAAACTATTCTGTGCGTTTCAACTACGATCAGCAggcagagcagaagaagaagaagagatacaGTGCAGGAGACAGTTTTGATGGGGTGCCCACCCCACTAGTTACCCCGGACAGTGACAAAGATTCAAATAATAtctttttgaaagaaaacaaatcccCCAGCCAAGAGAAAAAAGAGACCGTTATTCATTCTGCACACGACACTCCAACCAATGTCAATCAAAATTACACCACAGCTGCCCCAGCGTGTCCTTCAGCGAGCAGTCAGGGGTCTGTACCTAGTCAAGAGAGACCTATCTGTAAATCCCCACTTCTGCAAAAGCCAGCATTAGCTCCAAAGCCCACCAGCCAAACCCCACCCTCGTCCCCTCTCTCAAAAATGCGCCGATCTCACCTAATAGAGTCAGTTGGGCTGAGGGTGGCTAAAACAGAACCCGATGCCTGTTGGAGAAGAGCGGAAGTGAAAGGGAGCTCTCTGCTCGCTCAGACTCAGGATGAACGcaagaacgaggaggaggagtcgAGGGAGAAGAAGTCGTTTTTCCCATCCATTACCATGCCCTGGagagaaaaaacagagaaaaagccAGAGCCACTGAAAAGAGGTAGGTGTTAGTTCAGTCCTTCCATAAGCCAGCCAGAGAGCTCAGTGACCACTGGGTCAGTCTTAAAGACCAatgtatcatcatcatctcaaTATAGTATTCCCGAACTTTTTTCTTTGTGCTTACTTTTAAGTGTATATCTTCAGTGACTGTCACTTCAAGTGATGATTTTCAAGTATAAAGCAACAATCAACTCACATCACTGCAAACCAGATGGTTTCCATGGAGGCAGTTTGCGCATTTCGTCTTGCTTTAACAAGTGTGCGTGCATGAATCTACTGTAGAGGAAATCCTGTTCCAATAAGGGCTATTTCACATTTTCCTAATGCAAATGCCTTCAGGCTTGAGCTTGCCTGTGTTTACAACCATCAGGTGAACCAGAGATACACGTCCTATGTACTGATATGTGTGCAAACATGAACACTGCCTGTGGGCGTACTGCCACTGCCTGTGGGCATACCGCCAGGACAAGCCCTGGGCACCGCACCGAGTTCCTGGTCAAactcccccaccctaccccattcccctgccaaactccccccaccacacccccaccaccacccccaccccccacagccctTCTCCCTTGACTAACTTTTTCCTCCGTCGGAGCAGCActggccagcaacacactggagcagtgacgtaggtatagattttttatggggtgggtttgggggccacgccccaagccccacccccggtctcagtgcttataaaagcagctctccgaggccagggacagcagactcctctatcccccccccccccccccccccggctgggctcccacccggcagccagtagtcccttctgccctcccctccgggcagggaaaatggagccctgtgcaaaatctgagttttgcgccccccccccccccatgggcggccactgtgatgctggaatccacccccaaacagcatcactttcaatggtgtttcaacgaaggagcccaggttctccttttaaatccaccttaaagggagaatctgcggcccccagttaaaacaacattgaaagtgatgctgttttggggtggattctcccccaccctgaaacagcaacactttcaatttttaaactggggacctcaaattctccctttaaatccatgccgaagatggtgaatttaaaaggagaatctggggaaattgggggaggggggtgtttgctttcaggggtgcaattattaagctagcagtaccaaaattttagggcatctttaggagactctcctgatgatacctcccaggtttggtgaagtttggttcagtgggtccaaagttatggaccttcaaaagtgtagcccgcatcttctattagctcccattggaaacaatgggggatggggcaccccctttgggagtccataactttggaccccctgtagcaaacctcaccaaacctgggtggtatcatcaggagagtctcccaaaaaagctctgaaattttagtcctgctagcctaaaatctgcaccccctacagcccaaaaactggaaaaaatacaaaaaaatacaaaaaaacacaaatgggggcagagctttggaaatGTAATGGGGTAGTTTGAACCTGGGaaccctccttacctacgtccttgcactgggggcagggacaaggtcagggcccccacccccagtgtgcTGCCAGCCAGCACTGCTCAgatggaggaaaaggtttgttggagGGGGTTTTGTGGGGGCGGCAGCAAGCAGtggggggagttcagctgggggctATGTGTGAGACTGCCCCTCTAGATATGTCAGTGTCTGTGGGGTCATGATATCCCCTGCCGAAGCTTCCGCAATAGTAAGAATTGTACCAAATGCACACAGTCCAATACACACGGTCATGGACAACTACAAACATGTTTACGTGCAGGACATGTGGCATCACTGCCGTGTGCTTAGGTCAGTTCTTGGGGCACAGAGTAATTCAGAAAGAGGAAATATAGTTGGAACCATAGTTGGCAGGTGCCAGTCAAAATTCAGATTTATGTAAAGCTAGATGTATATAAAACCTGTAAGTGGGTCTCTGTCACTGTTACATAGCAGAGCTTTTCTCAGTTCTGATGTGTAGTTCAGTAAAGATGCCCAAATACTGAGGAGGCGGTGCTGTGCCACTTTGAAAACATAACTTTGGCAGGATACATTCATTTCCACAAACCTCAGCACCCAAATGCAGCTCTTCCTTGCTTATTTCCATGGAGGAGTTGGCTGTGTTTATTCTTCCCCTTGCTTATGTGCAGC
Proteins encoded:
- the CRACD gene encoding capping protein-inhibiting regulator of actin dynamics isoform X2 — protein: MINLLKKPYKKKSNKFQPFKKFFNRRKKREVTPDREDAKLKPSHSFGNICNGILSSDEETNDGLRSSGYSMGTRAFSHDSIFIPDGRAESEESVQAMSQENILGKVKTLQSGGTPDSLSPASLRETGHEVEEKVTPVKSSRPKRHHSPSGTIETVNLDAIPPAIARLDNSAAKHKLSVKPKNQRVSKKHRRLLKEPQNTTEFEQEITETRRYEGKVSKHNGHHVADKPIQDTEGQEQKEEKRKQEGYWQNLDPEQKAETAEAEVRQHLEHKRLQESQREEEGKKQKLQEEEQFFKVEERKELEEERQEEQTCRHKGLEEQRVEEGPWEWQEQMQQEGQRHQEVEKQKPQQGQKPSEGQRHSELEVQRLPEEPSHQNWEEQMPWEEQRCQMSGEQSSHGLAGQGMEKPKGKEENGNQELEKSQHEKLLQQDWKSKRESQEKQTKQTKKRGQQELKRQRRRELAEQVHETDRWVAPSPEMLQIQKRKMEQRQQGEKSGNVENNEKLQVKGTGVKLEEQKAEESLQRLEQERKSNVEEAQKEEERQVKPGGHEKGQLSPLKQSPAEKRVLQEDSVERKGARLPEGQKSPSLKVRQPLENPKEQDRSFQLPLDKHMHAEEKHLETAELPVQEERSPQKVKQPDRELKEDETLRHSPRSNVDTQVKDRILGEELRWQEVDARQNMPRGFTFQVSSGEKQIIFQKVNLSPVTPMKEAPPPSVSKEPKAPQSSTGAHALPSSLCVPHTAILVTGAQLCGTAVNLNQIKDTACKSLLGLTEERKTADVAQAEDTPKGSPDAKLSGSKMKTAQDPLSNDAILAEWATIRSKILKSAESGKVNEKDRGSISRHSDDWTPKGRGASHSNLRKTLSANAKFSITPAWQKFSETTKTNIDAESKPGPETEDLARHLSPFTGANHEAVPKEGLQSKFNTLGISLGKSEEPHEMADRTEGCKFAKDLPSFLVPGVPHSLEKETSPSETAESLQNVGVRKIDKGSPNGEEKVSPFGVKLRRTNYSVRFNYDQQAEQKKKKRYSAGDSFDGVPTPLVTPDSDKDSNNIFLKENKSPSQEKKETVIHSAHDTPTNVNQNYTTAAPACPSASSQGSVPSQERPICKSPLLQKPALAPKPTSQTPPSSPLSKMRRSHLIESVGLRVAKTEPDACWRRAEVKGSSLLAQTQDERKNEEEESREKKSFFPSITMPWREKTEKKPEPLKRERPVLQSRHSIDGSKVMEKVESAQPLWITLALQKQKGFREQQATREERRQAREAKQAEKLAKENASVNNQPDNKSSGISRISSLPKSATQEEEKKVETPLTRLERREQLKKSNTLPTSVTVEISNSVPSSPLAKEVAKRFSNPDANPVSTEPAWLALAKRKAKAWSDCPQIIK
- the CRACD gene encoding capping protein-inhibiting regulator of actin dynamics isoform X1 is translated as MINLLKKPYKKKSNKFQPFKKFFNRRKKREVTPDREDAKLKPSHSFGNICNGILSSDEETNDGLRSSGYSMGTRAFSHDSIFIPDGRAESEESVQAMSQENILGKVKTLQQQLAKNIKFGQPSQMTVSVKTTGESNASLEADVLLSSPMETEMQQDLAIPENYNKSGGTPDSLSPASLRETGHEVEEKVTPVKSSRPKRHHSPSGTIETVNLDAIPPAIARLDNSAAKHKLSVKPKNQRVSKKHRRLLKEPQNTTEFEQEITETRRYEGKVSKHNGHHVADKPIQDTEGQEQKEEKRKQEGYWQNLDPEQKAETAEAEVRQHLEHKRLQESQREEEGKKQKLQEEEQFFKVEERKELEEERQEEQTCRHKGLEEQRVEEGPWEWQEQMQQEGQRHQEVEKQKPQQGQKPSEGQRHSELEVQRLPEEPSHQNWEEQMPWEEQRCQMSGEQSSHGLAGQGMEKPKGKEENGNQELEKSQHEKLLQQDWKSKRESQEKQTKQTKKRGQQELKRQRRRELAEQVHETDRWVAPSPEMLQIQKRKMEQRQQGEKSGNVENNEKLQVKGTGVKLEEQKAEESLQRLEQERKSNVEEAQKEEERQVKPGGHEKGQLSPLKQSPAEKRVLQEDSVERKGARLPEGQKSPSLKVRQPLENPKEQDRSFQLPLDKHMHAEEKHLETAELPVQEERSPQKVKQPDRELKEDETLRHSPRSNVDTQVKDRILGEELRWQEVDARQNMPRGFTFQVSSGEKQIIFQKVNLSPVTPMKEAPPPSVSKEPKAPQSSTGAHALPSSLCVPHTAILVTGAQLCGTAVNLNQIKDTACKSLLGLTEERKTADVAQAEDTPKGSPDAKLSGSKMKTAQDPLSNDAILAEWATIRSKILKSAESGKVNEKDRGSISRHSDDWTPKGRGASHSNLRKTLSANAKFSITPAWQKFSETTKTNIDAESKPGPETEDLARHLSPFTGANHEAVPKEGLQSKFNTLGISLGKSEEPHEMADRTEGCKFAKDLPSFLVPGVPHSLEKETSPSETAESLQNVGVRKIDKGSPNGEEKVSPFGVKLRRTNYSVRFNYDQQAEQKKKKRYSAGDSFDGVPTPLVTPDSDKDSNNIFLKENKSPSQEKKETVIHSAHDTPTNVNQNYTTAAPACPSASSQGSVPSQERPICKSPLLQKPALAPKPTSQTPPSSPLSKMRRSHLIESVGLRVAKTEPDACWRRAEVKGSSLLAQTQDERKNEEEESREKKSFFPSITMPWREKTEKKPEPLKRERPVLQSRHSIDGSKVMEKVESAQPLWITLALQKQKGFREQQATREERRQAREAKQAEKLAKENASVNNQPDNKSSGISRISSLPKSATQEEEKKVETPLTRLERREQLKKSNTLPTSVTVEISNSVPSSPLAKEVAKRFSNPDANPVSTEPAWLALAKRKAKAWSDCPQIIK
- the CRACD gene encoding capping protein-inhibiting regulator of actin dynamics isoform X3; its protein translation is MGTRAFSHDSIFIPDGRAESEESVQAMSQENILGKVKTLQQQLAKNIKFGQPSQMTVSVKTTGESNASLEADVLLSSPMETEMQQDLAIPENYNKSGGTPDSLSPASLRETGHEVEEKVTPVKSSRPKRHHSPSGTIETVNLDAIPPAIARLDNSAAKHKLSVKPKNQRVSKKHRRLLKEPQNTTEFEQEITETRRYEGKVSKHNGHHVADKPIQDTEGQEQKEEKRKQEGYWQNLDPEQKAETAEAEVRQHLEHKRLQESQREEEGKKQKLQEEEQFFKVEERKELEEERQEEQTCRHKGLEEQRVEEGPWEWQEQMQQEGQRHQEVEKQKPQQGQKPSEGQRHSELEVQRLPEEPSHQNWEEQMPWEEQRCQMSGEQSSHGLAGQGMEKPKGKEENGNQELEKSQHEKLLQQDWKSKRESQEKQTKQTKKRGQQELKRQRRRELAEQVHETDRWVAPSPEMLQIQKRKMEQRQQGEKSGNVENNEKLQVKGTGVKLEEQKAEESLQRLEQERKSNVEEAQKEEERQVKPGGHEKGQLSPLKQSPAEKRVLQEDSVERKGARLPEGQKSPSLKVRQPLENPKEQDRSFQLPLDKHMHAEEKHLETAELPVQEERSPQKVKQPDRELKEDETLRHSPRSNVDTQVKDRILGEELRWQEVDARQNMPRGFTFQVSSGEKQIIFQKVNLSPVTPMKEAPPPSVSKEPKAPQSSTGAHALPSSLCVPHTAILVTGAQLCGTAVNLNQIKDTACKSLLGLTEERKTADVAQAEDTPKGSPDAKLSGSKMKTAQDPLSNDAILAEWATIRSKILKSAESGKVNEKDRGSISRHSDDWTPKGRGASHSNLRKTLSANAKFSITPAWQKFSETTKTNIDAESKPGPETEDLARHLSPFTGANHEAVPKEGLQSKFNTLGISLGKSEEPHEMADRTEGCKFAKDLPSFLVPGVPHSLEKETSPSETAESLQNVGVRKIDKGSPNGEEKVSPFGVKLRRTNYSVRFNYDQQAEQKKKKRYSAGDSFDGVPTPLVTPDSDKDSNNIFLKENKSPSQEKKETVIHSAHDTPTNVNQNYTTAAPACPSASSQGSVPSQERPICKSPLLQKPALAPKPTSQTPPSSPLSKMRRSHLIESVGLRVAKTEPDACWRRAEVKGSSLLAQTQDERKNEEEESREKKSFFPSITMPWREKTEKKPEPLKRERPVLQSRHSIDGSKVMEKVESAQPLWITLALQKQKGFREQQATREERRQAREAKQAEKLAKENASVNNQPDNKSSGISRISSLPKSATQEEEKKVETPLTRLERREQLKKSNTLPTSVTVEISNSVPSSPLAKEVAKRFSNPDANPVSTEPAWLALAKRKAKAWSDCPQIIK